From one Eptesicus fuscus isolate TK198812 chromosome 21, DD_ASM_mEF_20220401, whole genome shotgun sequence genomic stretch:
- the LOC114229590 gene encoding zinc finger protein 850-like, with translation MTFQRRRNYYTRKECKKDISCNLTFIQEKDVQAGSRCFVCSECGKGFTSRNGLRYHLRVHSGERPYECRECGKSFPRSTDLHRHQRVHTGEKPYQCRECGKAFSNSNSLGDHQVLHTGERPHKCSECGKAFASSNGLHYHQRVHTGERPYECSECGKSFTKSTALRRHQRVHTGEKPYQCRECGKSFASSTSLHYHQNVHTGERPYECSECGKSFPSSTALHYHQNVHTGERRYQCSECGKSFTNISNLRFHQRGHTGEKPYKCSECGKCFNSSTVLHSHQRIHTGEKPYKCSECGKSFTTRNGLRYHQHFHSGKRPYQCSECQKSFNTSSEHRCHQRVHTREKPYKCNKCGISFISSTALRRHQRFHTGEKPYKCSECGKSFTRIDSLHCHQRFHSGESPYECNECGKSFTRSSSLRNHQSLHTGERPYECSECGKTFTTSTELFRHQRGHNGEKPYKCSECGKYFTRIDSLLIHQRFHTGESPYECNECGKSFTRNSSLRNHQSFHTRERPYECSDCGKSFTTRTDLSRHQRVHTGERPYECTECAKSFTTNTHLHTHQRVHTGEKPYKCNECEKSFTSSSDLRCHQRIHTGEKPYKCSECGKSFTSNTVLHCHQRIHTGEKPYKCGECEKYFTWSTALHRHQKVHTGEKPYQCSECGKSFKSSNGLQYHQRVHLGESHYEYN, from the coding sequence ATGACGTTTCAAAGGAGAAGAAATTATTACACCAGAAAAGAATGTAAGAAAGACATTAGTTGTAATCTCACGTTTATTCAGGAAAAGGATGTCCAAGCAGGAAGTCGTTGTTTTGTGTGCTCTGAATGTGGGAAAGGTTTTACCAGTAGAAATGGCCTCCGTTATCATCTgagagttcacagtggagaaaGACCTTATGAGTGccgtgaatgtgggaaatcttttcccAGGAGCACTGACCTTCatcgtcatcagagagttcacacgggagaaaagccttatcagtGCAgggaatgtgggaaagcttttagcAATAGTAATAGCCTAGGTGATCATCAAGTtttgcacactggagaaaggcctcataagtgtagtgaatgtgggaaagcttttgcCAGTAGTAATGGCCTCcattatcatcagagagttcatactggagaaaggccttatgagtgcagtgaatgtgggaaatcttttaccaagAGCACTGCACTTCgtcgtcatcagagagttcacacgggagaaaagccttatcagtgcagggaatgtgggaaatcttttgccAGTAGCACTTCCCTTCATTATCACCAAAatgttcacactggagaaaggccttatgagtgtagtgaatgtgggaaatcttttcccAGTAGCACTGCCCTTCATTATCACCAAAatgttcacactggagaaagacgatatcagtgcagtgaatgtgggaagtcttttacCAATATCAGTAACCTTCGTTTTCATCAGAgaggtcacactggagaaaagccttataaatgcagtgaatgtgggaaatgtttTAACAGTAGCACTGTGCTTCATtcacatcagagaattcacactggagaaaagccttataaatgcagtgaatgtgggaaatcttttacaacTAGGAATGGCCTTCGTTATCATCAACATTTTCACTCGGGAAAAAGGCCTTATCAGTGCAGTGAATGTCAGAAATCATTTAACACTAGTAGTGAGCATCgttgtcatcagagagttcacactagAGAAAAGCCTTACAAATGCAATAAGTGTGGGATATCATTTATCAGTAGCACTGCCCTTCGTCGTCATCAGAgatttcacactggagaaaagccttataaatgcagcgAATGTGGCAAATCTTTTACAAGAATTGATAGCCTTCATTGTCACCAGAGATTTCACAGTGGAGAAAGTCCTTAtgagtgcaatgaatgtgggaaatcttttaccaggaGCAGTAGCCTCCGTAATCATCAAAGTTtacacactggagaaaggccttatgagtgcagtgaatgtggaaagacTTTTACCACTAGCACTGAACTTTTTCGTCATCAGAGAGGTCACaatggagaaaagccttataaatgcagtgaatgtgggaaatatttTACAAGGATTGATAGCCTTCTAATTCACCAGAgatttcacactggagaaagtccttatgagtgcaatgaatgtgggaaatcttttaccaggaACAGTAGCCTCCGTAATCATCAAAGTTTTCACACtcgagaaaggccttatgagtgcagtgattGTGGGAAATCATTTACCACCCGCACTGACCTTTctcgtcatcagagagttcacactggtgaaaggccttatgagtgcactGAATGTGCAAAATCTTTTACCACTAACACTCACCTTCATactcatcagagagttcatacaggagaaaagccttataaatgcaatgaatgtgAGAAATCTTTTACCAGTAGCAGTGACCTTCGttgtcatcagagaattcacactggagaaaagccttataaatgcagtgaatgtgggaaatcttttaccagtaACACTGTGCTTCAttgtcatcagagaattcacactggagaaaagccttataaatgtggtgAATGTGAGAAATATTTTACCTGGAGCACTGCCCTTCATCGTCATCAAAaagttcatactggagaaaagccttatcaatgcagtgaatgtgggaaatctttcaaAAGTAGCAAtggtctccaatatcatcagagagttcacctAGGAGAAAGCCATTATGAGTATAATTAA
- the LOC129147745 gene encoding zinc finger protein 850-like yields the protein MLRQEKGVHLGSRCFVSCECGKSFKSRNCLRYHQKVHTGEKPYQSSELERSFTSKTILHQHQRVHMGEKPYKCIECGKSFAGSNGLRYHHRVHTGEKPYKCYECGKSFTGSNALQYHQRVHTGEKSYKCSECGKSFAGSNALKYHQRVHTGEKPYKCSECGKSFTQSSTLCYHQRVHMGEKPYKCSECEKSFTRKKGLLFHQRVHTGEKPYKCSECGKSFVGCSGLQYHQRVHTGEKPFKCSECGKSFTQSSALRCHQRVHMGEKPYKCSECGKSFTQNKGLLYHQRVHSGEKPYKCSECGKSFIGSGGLKYHQRVHTGEKPYKCNECGKSFTGSNALQYHQKVHTGEKPYQCSECGKSFTHSSTLRYHQRLHTGEKPYSCSECGKSFTRNTGLQYHQRRVHTGEKPYKCSECGKAYTTSSHLYRNQRVHTGERPYHCSECGKSFTHSSVLRYHQRLHTGEKPYKCSECGKPFTSSSGLHYHQRVHTGEKPYQCSECGKAFTTKTQLHQHQRVHTGEKPYQCSECGKSFTQSSGLYYHKRIHTSQKPYKCSECGKSFTQSSGLHFHQRIHTGERPYQCSECRKSFTSSSGLHYHQKVHTGKSHYECN from the exons ATGCTTCGTCAGGAAAAAGGTGTCCATCTTGGAAGTCGGTGTTTTGTGTCttgtgaatgtggaaaatcttttaaaagtagaaattgtCTCCGATATCATCagaaagttcacactggagaaaagccttatcaatccAGTGAATTAGAAAGATCTTTTACCTCTAAGACCATCCTTCAtcaacatcagagagttcatatgGGAGAAAAGCCGTATAAATGCattgaatgtggaaaatcttttgcAGGGAGCAATGGTCTTCGATATCATCACAgggttcacactggagaaaagccttataaatgctatgaatgtggaaaatcttttacagGGAGCAATGctctccaatatcatcagagagttcacactggagaaaagtcttataaatgcagtgaatgtggaaaatcttttgcAGGGAGCAATGCTCTCAAATATCACCAGAgggttcacactggagaaaagccttataaatgcagtgaatgtggaaaatcttttacccAGAGCTCTACCCTTtgttatcatcagagagttcatatgggagaaaagccatataaatgtagtgaatgtgaaAAATCTTTTACACGGAAAAAAGGTCTCCTAtttcatcagagagttcacactggagaaaagccttataaatgcagtgaatgtggaaaatcatttGTAGGGTGCAGTGGTCTTCAATATCACCAGAgggttcacactggagaaaagccctttaaatgcagtgaatgtggaaaatcttttacccAGAGCTCTGCCCTTCgttgtcatcagagagttcatatgggagaaaagccatataaatgtagtgaatgtggaaaatcttttacacAGAACAAAGGTCTCctatatcatcagagagttcacagtggagaaaagccttataaatgcagtgaatgtggaaaatcttttatagGGAGCGGTGGTCTcaaatatcatcagagagttcacactggagaaaagccttataaatgcaatgaatgtggaaaatcttttacagGGAGCAATGCTCTGCAATATCATCagaaagttcacactggagaaaagccgtatcaatgcagtgaatgtgggaaatcttttacccatTCAAGTACCCTTCGTTATCATCAGAGACTTCATacgggagaaaagccttatagttgcagtgaatgtgggaaatcttttacaagGAACACAggtctccaatatcatcagaga agagttcacactggagaaaagccttacaaatgtagtgaatgtgggaaagcttaCACCACTAGCAGTCATCTTTATCGTAATCAGAGagtgcacactggagaaaggccttatcactgcagtgaatgtggaaaatcttttacacACAGCTCTGTCCTTCGTTATCATCAGAGacttcatacaggagaaaagccttataaatgcagtgaatgtgggaaaccTTTTACAAGTAGCAGTGGTCTCCATTATCATCAAAgggttcacactggagaaaagccttatcaatgcagtgaatgtggaaaagctTTCACCACTAAGACCCAACTTCAtcaacatcagagagttcatacaggagaaaagccttatcaatgcagtgaatgtgggaaatcttttacccagAGTTCTGGGCTTTATTATCACAAGAGAATTCATACAAGtcaaaagccttataaatgcagtgaatgtggaaaatcttttacccAGAGTTCTGGACTTCAttttcatcagagaattcatacaggagaaaggccttatcaatgcagtgaatgtaGAAAATCTTTTACAAGTAGCAGTGGTCTCCATTATCATCAGAAAGTTCACACTGGAAAAAGCCATTATGAGTGCAATTAA